In a single window of the Candidatus Hinthialibacter antarcticus genome:
- a CDS encoding DUF3179 domain-containing (seleno)protein: protein MPNYKQISDTKKNKSESAFISAGWLLVIAFVLVSAIVIAQTVYLVHSRNQNIVGDGRNVDSYRFDLSTCLVPKDQIVAGGAIKDRVPTLTAPSLMTTQEVEEYNDEERGKYLVSGDIVFGVEINGEARAYPMRVLVWHEIANDFVGGVPIAVAYNYLTDSGVVYNRNVGDETLNFGFSGLLYNSNSLFYDKRGSQEEESLWSQLLGKAVTGPAAAAGKTLEVIPCQRVQWSVWKAMHPETKVLGFDPLLIKRYQSNPGGPYFGSDSLYFPVEPLPQNSKWAKKTPVTIVSIGDERRVYPLPVIDEKTKPGSEWSDTINGVEVKFTFHPSPDSVIVEADDPTLKIRHAAWFAWYSMFPDDVVVQ, encoded by the coding sequence ATGCCAAACTATAAACAAATTTCAGATACAAAAAAAAACAAAAGTGAAAGCGCTTTCATTTCGGCGGGCTGGCTATTAGTGATTGCCTTTGTTCTTGTCTCCGCCATTGTCATTGCGCAAACGGTCTACCTCGTTCATTCACGCAATCAGAATATTGTCGGCGATGGACGCAATGTTGATTCTTACCGCTTTGATCTTTCAACATGCTTGGTTCCAAAAGACCAAATCGTCGCGGGCGGGGCCATCAAAGACCGCGTACCGACATTGACCGCTCCATCCTTGATGACGACGCAAGAAGTTGAAGAGTATAATGACGAAGAGCGCGGAAAATATTTGGTATCAGGCGATATCGTTTTCGGCGTAGAAATCAACGGCGAAGCGCGCGCCTATCCGATGCGCGTCTTGGTTTGGCATGAAATCGCCAACGATTTCGTCGGCGGCGTCCCCATTGCTGTTGCGTATAATTATCTCACAGACAGCGGCGTGGTTTATAACCGCAATGTTGGTGATGAAACACTGAACTTTGGCTTCAGCGGGTTGTTGTATAATTCAAACTCGCTCTTTTACGACAAGCGCGGCTCTCAAGAAGAAGAAAGCCTTTGGAGCCAATTGTTGGGCAAAGCCGTAACCGGCCCCGCAGCAGCAGCGGGGAAGACGCTCGAAGTCATCCCATGCCAGCGCGTCCAATGGAGCGTCTGGAAAGCCATGCACCCCGAAACAAAAGTATTAGGGTTCGACCCACTTCTGATTAAGCGATACCAGTCAAATCCCGGCGGTCCGTATTTTGGTTCCGATTCACTTTATTTCCCGGTTGAACCGCTGCCGCAAAATTCAAAATGGGCGAAAAAGACCCCCGTCACCATTGTCTCAATTGGCGACGAACGCCGCGTCTATCCACTGCCTGTCATTGATGAAAAAACCAAACCGGGTTCAGAATGGTCTGATACAATCAACGGCGTCGAAGTCAAATTTACCTTTCATCCTTCGCCCGACAGCGTCATCGTTGAGGCGGACGACCCGACGCTCAAAATTCGCCATGCCGCCTGGTTCGCCTGGTATTCCATGTTCCCGGACGACGTTGTTGTGCAATAA
- the nrfD gene encoding NrfD/PsrC family molybdoenzyme membrane anchor subunit: MVTTTIREIDNTQNDPRQRTELITGGNTFTTVTEKVCSIVEDPKTSQTWFVMLGASLSFLGVLGLMIAYLFWTGVGVWGVNNPVGWGFAIINFVFWVGIGHAGTLISAILFLFRQKWRTSINRFAEAMTIFAVMCAGIFPGIHIGRPWLAFYLFPYPNAMQMWPNFRSPLLWDVFAVSTYATVSVMFWYVGMIPDLATLRDRAKHPIRKFSYGLLSLGWRGSHRHWHRHEVAYLLLAALATPLVLSVHSVVSFDFAVAQLPGWHTTIFPPYFVAGAIFGGFAMVLTLIIPTRHFLNLKEIITLRHIENMNKVLLFTSCIVGYAYSVEFFMAWYSADKFELFTFLNRAMGPYYWAYFIMIFCNVIAPQVLWFKYCRTNILITFIVANCVNVGMWFERFVIVVTSLSRDFLPSSWDMYYPTMVDILTFAGSFGLFFTCFLLFLRFLPAIAMAEVKTVLPGSHLEHGHHRGAGDYHGDVPEAHKED, from the coding sequence ATGGTCACGACAACCATTCGTGAAATCGATAATACCCAGAACGATCCGCGACAACGGACCGAACTGATCACCGGCGGTAATACATTTACTACGGTGACGGAGAAGGTCTGCTCGATCGTTGAAGACCCCAAGACATCGCAAACCTGGTTTGTGATGTTAGGCGCCTCTCTCTCATTTTTAGGCGTGTTGGGCTTAATGATTGCGTATCTGTTTTGGACGGGCGTCGGCGTCTGGGGCGTAAACAACCCCGTCGGCTGGGGCTTCGCCATTATTAACTTCGTCTTCTGGGTCGGCATCGGCCACGCAGGCACGTTGATTTCGGCGATTCTGTTTTTGTTCCGTCAAAAATGGCGCACCAGCATCAACCGTTTCGCGGAAGCGATGACGATTTTTGCGGTTATGTGCGCGGGCATCTTCCCTGGCATCCACATTGGTCGTCCATGGTTGGCGTTTTACCTGTTCCCTTACCCGAACGCGATGCAGATGTGGCCGAACTTCCGTAGTCCATTGCTATGGGACGTGTTCGCAGTCAGCACCTATGCGACCGTCTCGGTGATGTTCTGGTATGTCGGGATGATTCCTGATCTCGCAACATTGCGCGACCGCGCCAAACATCCGATTCGTAAATTCTCGTATGGATTATTATCACTCGGTTGGCGCGGCTCTCACCGTCATTGGCACCGCCACGAAGTCGCCTATCTGTTGCTTGCCGCATTGGCGACGCCGCTGGTTCTTTCCGTACACTCGGTGGTTAGTTTTGACTTTGCTGTCGCGCAGTTGCCGGGCTGGCATACCACCATTTTCCCGCCCTACTTTGTTGCAGGCGCGATCTTCGGCGGCTTCGCGATGGTGTTAACGCTGATTATCCCGACGCGTCATTTTTTGAATTTAAAAGAGATTATTACCCTGCGGCACATTGAGAACATGAACAAGGTTCTCTTATTCACAAGTTGCATCGTGGGTTACGCCTATAGCGTTGAATTTTTTATGGCGTGGTACAGCGCAGATAAGTTTGAACTGTTTACATTTTTGAATCGCGCGATGGGCCCCTATTATTGGGCGTACTTCATTATGATTTTCTGTAACGTGATTGCGCCGCAGGTTCTTTGGTTCAAATATTGCCGGACGAACATTCTGATTACGTTTATTGTCGCCAATTGCGTTAATGTCGGCATGTGGTTCGAGCGGTTCGTTATTGTCGTCACATCACTAAGCCGCGACTTCTTACCATCCAGTTGGGATATGTATTACCCGACGATGGTTGATATCCTGACCTTCGCTGGCAGTTTCGGCTTGTTCTTTACCTGTTTCTTATTGTTCTTGCGCTTCTTGCCGGCGATCGCGATGGCGGAAGTCAAAACAGTTCTGCCGGGTTCGCATCTTGAACATGGTCACCACAGAGGCGCGGGCGATTATCACGGCGATGTTCCTGAAGCGCATAAAGAAGATTAA
- a CDS encoding cbb3-type cytochrome c oxidase subunit I, which produces MVTTTLPPSANPSEPVHGDNYITHSKGIMSWLVTLDHKRIAVLYLISILSTFFLGGVFALLVRTELITAGPTMMDANTYNKMFTLHGIIMTFMVIIPGIPAVFGNFALPLMLGAKDVAFPRLNLASWYFYVVGAIFAVIAIVMGGVDTGWTFYTPYSTTTSTAVIPVTVAAFILGFSSIFTGLNFIVTIHMLRPPGMGWFKMPLFLWALYGTALIQVLATPVVGITILLLIIERLLGVGIFDPSLGGDPVLYQHFFWFYSHPAVYIMILPAMGVISELIPTFSRKHIFGYNFIVYSSLAIAILGFLVWGHHMFTSGQSVLASFIFSLLTFSVSIPSAIKVFNWLATMYKGSISLQTPMCYALMFIFIFGIGGLTGLFLATLATDVHLHDTYFVVAHFHYVMVGAMIAFVGAIHYWWPKMFGVMYSDLMGRIAAFLMFVGFNLTFFPQFVMGSHGMPRRYYNYLDVFWIYHFLSTLGSYLMAISFFMVAGYLVHSLFRGKKAPDNPWGAATLDWQTSTPPIHENFKETPTASDPYDYSDWEYDAKIEGFVKKSAAAGSSA; this is translated from the coding sequence ATGGTTACAACGACCTTGCCACCATCCGCCAATCCGTCAGAGCCAGTTCACGGCGATAATTATATCACGCACAGTAAAGGTATCATGTCGTGGTTGGTTACGCTCGATCACAAGCGAATTGCTGTTCTCTATCTGATTTCGATTTTATCGACATTTTTCTTAGGCGGCGTGTTCGCCTTGTTGGTGCGGACGGAATTGATTACCGCCGGCCCCACCATGATGGACGCGAATACCTATAACAAAATGTTTACGCTGCACGGCATCATCATGACCTTTATGGTGATTATTCCCGGCATTCCTGCGGTGTTCGGCAATTTCGCCTTACCGCTAATGTTGGGCGCAAAAGACGTCGCGTTTCCCCGATTGAATTTAGCCAGTTGGTATTTTTATGTCGTTGGCGCCATTTTCGCGGTAATCGCAATTGTCATGGGCGGCGTTGATACCGGGTGGACGTTCTATACCCCATATAGTACGACAACATCGACTGCTGTGATTCCAGTGACTGTGGCTGCATTCATACTTGGATTTAGCTCGATTTTCACCGGATTAAACTTCATTGTCACCATTCACATGCTACGGCCTCCTGGAATGGGTTGGTTCAAGATGCCGCTATTTTTATGGGCGCTTTATGGAACTGCGTTGATCCAGGTCTTAGCGACGCCAGTGGTCGGCATCACCATTTTACTTTTAATTATTGAGCGATTATTGGGCGTTGGTATTTTTGATCCATCGCTGGGCGGCGACCCGGTTCTTTATCAGCACTTCTTCTGGTTCTATTCGCACCCGGCGGTTTATATCATGATCTTACCGGCGATGGGCGTTATCAGCGAATTGATTCCGACGTTCAGCCGCAAACACATTTTTGGATACAATTTTATTGTATACAGCAGTTTAGCCATTGCGATTCTTGGCTTCCTGGTTTGGGGACACCACATGTTTACCAGCGGGCAGTCAGTTCTAGCGAGTTTTATATTCAGCCTACTTACGTTTAGCGTGTCGATTCCCTCAGCAATCAAGGTGTTTAACTGGCTTGCGACCATGTACAAAGGGTCAATCAGCCTGCAAACGCCGATGTGCTATGCGCTGATGTTTATATTTATCTTTGGCATCGGCGGATTGACGGGATTGTTTCTGGCGACGCTCGCGACCGACGTTCACTTACATGATACTTACTTCGTGGTTGCTCACTTCCACTATGTTATGGTGGGCGCCATGATCGCTTTTGTCGGCGCTATTCATTACTGGTGGCCCAAAATGTTCGGTGTGATGTATAGCGATTTGATGGGGCGCATCGCCGCGTTTTTGATGTTCGTCGGTTTTAATTTGACCTTCTTCCCTCAATTTGTGATGGGAAGCCACGGAATGCCGCGCCGCTATTATAACTATCTTGACGTTTTCTGGATTTATCATTTCTTATCAACACTTGGTTCATATTTAATGGCCATTTCATTTTTCATGGTCGCTGGCTATCTCGTTCACTCTTTGTTTAGAGGCAAAAAGGCGCCTGACAATCCGTGGGGGGCCGCAACATTAGACTGGCAAACCAGTACGCCTCCGATTCATGAGAACTTTAAAGAAACGCCAACTGCATCCGATCCATACGATTATTCGGATTGGGAGTATGACGCAAAAATCGAAGGCTTCGTAAAGAAAAGCGCGGCGGCGGGCTCGTCCGCATAA
- a CDS encoding cytochrome c oxidase subunit 3 family protein, whose protein sequence is MTQSAVEEQKKDHGEHEHDHNPYLAHHFDTEEQQFDSGKLGMWLFLATEILLFSGLFCAYAVYRANHPEIFIYAHQFLDKFWGGLNTVILIFSSFTMAWAVRCAQLNQRKLLIANLIITLLCACGFLGVKFIEYQHKWHDGLLWGTHYNPVEHGAHEAEDGEGAHGADAEHADVVAHTDEISITEDSHTEEPTQEAETAAGDSEGFKIEHSKIPDAPQGPAGLAKVETGGHYVDHSPKNVHIFFGIYFAMTGLHGVHVLAGMAAIGWILRRSIRGDFNEKNYLAVDCVGLYWHVVDLVWIYLFPLLYLIH, encoded by the coding sequence ATGACGCAATCAGCCGTCGAAGAACAAAAAAAAGATCACGGCGAGCACGAACACGATCACAATCCGTATCTGGCGCATCACTTTGATACGGAGGAGCAGCAGTTTGATTCTGGCAAGTTAGGGATGTGGTTGTTCCTGGCGACGGAAATCCTGCTGTTCAGCGGCTTGTTCTGTGCGTATGCGGTGTATCGCGCCAACCATCCAGAAATATTTATCTACGCGCATCAGTTTCTTGATAAATTCTGGGGCGGTCTTAATACGGTGATTCTGATCTTCAGCAGTTTCACTATGGCGTGGGCGGTGCGTTGCGCACAGCTCAATCAGCGAAAACTGTTGATTGCGAATTTGATTATTACTCTGCTCTGCGCTTGCGGATTTCTCGGCGTAAAGTTTATTGAATATCAACACAAATGGCACGACGGCCTGTTGTGGGGGACGCATTACAATCCCGTCGAACACGGCGCACATGAGGCCGAAGACGGTGAAGGCGCCCACGGCGCAGATGCCGAACACGCAGATGTTGTAGCGCATACGGATGAAATTTCGATAACAGAAGATTCGCACACAGAAGAACCTACACAAGAAGCCGAAACCGCAGCGGGAGATAGTGAGGGCTTTAAAATAGAGCACTCTAAAATTCCTGACGCGCCCCAAGGCCCTGCCGGATTAGCGAAGGTCGAAACGGGCGGACATTATGTCGATCATTCGCCGAAAAACGTCCATATCTTTTTCGGCATCTACTTCGCCATGACAGGATTACACGGCGTTCACGTTCTGGCGGGAATGGCGGCGATCGGTTGGATCTTACGCCGCTCAATTCGCGGCGATTTCAACGAGAAAAACTATCTCGCCGTAGATTGCGTCGGCTTATACTGGCACGTCGTCGACTTGGTTTGGATTTATTTGTTCCCGCTTTTGTACCTGATTCACTGA
- a CDS encoding DUF3341 domain-containing protein encodes MSDEKKLYGFLVEFEEVDDLRSAAEKVRDAGYTQWDCHSPFPIHGMDGAMGIKPTILPWFVLCAGIIGATVGLLMQWYMNAVDYPIIISGKPMFSLPANIPIIFELTILLSALTAVGGLFALNGLPMHYHPLFSNERFLRATNDRFFLVIEARDPKFNLEQTRQLLDSFGGAAVETVED; translated from the coding sequence ATGAGTGACGAGAAAAAACTATACGGCTTTCTGGTCGAATTTGAGGAAGTGGACGATCTTCGCTCCGCCGCCGAGAAAGTTCGCGACGCTGGTTACACCCAATGGGACTGCCACAGCCCCTTCCCCATTCACGGGATGGACGGCGCCATGGGCATTAAACCGACCATTCTTCCCTGGTTTGTTTTGTGCGCGGGAATCATCGGCGCGACCGTTGGGTTGTTGATGCAGTGGTACATGAATGCTGTAGACTATCCAATTATTATCAGTGGTAAGCCGATGTTCAGTCTACCCGCCAATATCCCAATTATCTTTGAACTGACGATTCTGCTTAGTGCGTTAACTGCGGTGGGCGGTTTGTTTGCCCTCAATGGTTTGCCGATGCACTATCATCCGTTATTTTCAAACGAACGCTTTTTACGAGCGACCAATGACCGTTTCTTTCTCGTGATTGAGGCGCGCGATCCAAAATTTAATCTCGAACAGACGCGCCAGTTGCTGGATTCATTTGGCGGCGCGGCCGTTGAAACGGTGGAGGACTAA
- a CDS encoding cytochrome c, with the protein MSVRAWIICGAVIALIVAAIPVALISKARVTTSKMPRIHLIQNMDNQPRMKSQQYSVLFADRRAMRPQVDGTVARGELDLADGFHTGAVGEEWVKDYPVPVTDLLIQRGEEKYEINCAICHGYAGFGDGMVNKRAEQLQQPAWIQPSSFHTDEIRNRDNGHIFNTITNGIRTMPSYRDKLSPKDRWAVVAYVRALQRSQNAALEDIPQDVLSDQN; encoded by the coding sequence ATGAGCGTCCGCGCCTGGATAATTTGCGGCGCCGTCATTGCGCTGATTGTTGCGGCGATTCCTGTGGCGCTAATATCAAAAGCGCGCGTCACTACGTCTAAAATGCCGCGTATTCACCTGATCCAAAATATGGACAATCAGCCGCGTATGAAGTCGCAGCAGTACAGCGTTCTCTTTGCTGACCGCCGCGCGATGCGCCCTCAAGTTGATGGCACGGTTGCGCGAGGCGAATTGGATCTAGCCGACGGGTTTCATACTGGAGCCGTTGGAGAGGAATGGGTGAAAGACTACCCCGTTCCCGTTACGGACCTTCTGATTCAACGCGGCGAAGAAAAATACGAAATCAATTGCGCGATTTGTCATGGTTACGCCGGGTTCGGCGACGGCATGGTGAATAAACGCGCAGAACAATTGCAACAACCCGCCTGGATTCAGCCGTCATCGTTTCATACCGATGAAATACGCAACCGTGATAATGGTCACATATTCAACACCATTACAAATGGCATCCGCACTATGCCCTCTTATCGCGACAAACTTTCGCCGAAAGACCGCTGGGCGGTGGTTGCGTATGTGCGGGCTTTACAGCGCAGTCAGAACGCAGCATTGGAAGACATCCCGCAAGACGTGTTGTCAGATCAGAACTAA
- a CDS encoding SCO family protein, with translation MKSMKRLLSIQLCVFMLALLTLFVTPVGAVVSETGVGENSDPLPAELEGVGITEKLEAPLPLQLEFKDENDNTVQLEQYFKNDKPVILTLVYYRCPMLCGLVLNGLLESMQEISLNVGEDFEIVTVSIDPLETPKLAKIKKQSYIKEFGKPEAAPGWHFLSGKEKNIRTLADSVGFGYKWIERRKEFAHGAAIMIITPDGRVSRYLGGIEYEPKTLRLSLVEASEGKIGTMVDQFFLSCFHYDPDAGAYSVAAMGVMRLGGGLVACSLGVMLIVFWSREMKNRKAQTAKPIEGNS, from the coding sequence ATGAAATCTATGAAACGATTATTGTCGATTCAACTCTGCGTATTTATGTTGGCGTTGCTCACGCTTTTCGTGACGCCGGTTGGCGCTGTTGTCAGCGAGACAGGCGTCGGCGAAAACAGCGACCCGCTTCCCGCTGAATTAGAAGGCGTCGGGATTACCGAAAAACTGGAAGCGCCGCTTCCTCTGCAATTGGAATTTAAAGACGAAAACGATAATACGGTTCAGCTGGAGCAATATTTCAAAAACGACAAGCCGGTCATATTGACCTTAGTCTATTACCGGTGCCCGATGCTTTGCGGTTTGGTTTTGAACGGACTGCTTGAATCCATGCAGGAAATTTCGCTGAATGTTGGCGAAGATTTCGAAATCGTAACCGTGAGTATTGATCCGCTTGAAACGCCTAAATTGGCCAAGATCAAAAAGCAAAGTTACATAAAAGAATTTGGAAAACCCGAAGCCGCACCGGGATGGCATTTTTTATCAGGAAAAGAAAAAAACATTCGGACGTTAGCGGATTCCGTCGGATTCGGCTACAAATGGATTGAGCGCCGCAAGGAATTTGCGCACGGCGCCGCGATTATGATTATAACGCCTGATGGGCGGGTTTCTCGTTATCTGGGCGGGATCGAATATGAACCGAAGACTTTGCGCTTGTCGCTGGTCGAAGCGTCAGAAGGAAAAATTGGTACTATGGTTGACCAGTTTTTTCTCTCTTGTTTCCATTACGATCCAGATGCAGGCGCCTACTCCGTCGCCGCAATGGGCGTGATGAGGCTCGGCGGCGGCTTGGTCGCGTGTTCGCTGGGCGTGATGTTGATCGTGTTCTGGTCGCGTGAAATGAAAAACCGCAAAGCGCAAACGGCAAAGCCGATTGAAGGAAATTCATAA
- a CDS encoding sugar phosphate isomerase/epimerase family protein has protein sequence MNINRRSLITSAAALGAASLAPQSIAQAAQKQRIKLSISSYSYWHFTKTKYPIESVIDRAAELGVEGVDVLHRQMQSEDNAYMQKIKKHAFQNGIDLICLSIHQDFVSPDAEERKKHIEHTKHCIELAYAMGIPCIRLNSGRWGTIKSFDDLMAARGLEPPLDGYGEDDAFKWCIDSIEQCLPKAEECGVLLALENHWGLSRTPEGMLRIFNGVDSPWLTLMMDTGNFLENPYDKLAQVAPYVSFVQAKTYYGGGEWYTLNIDYDRVASILKAVDYNGYVSIEFEGKESADTGVSKSVELLRKSFS, from the coding sequence ATGAATATCAATCGGCGGTCATTAATCACTTCTGCGGCGGCGCTTGGAGCCGCCTCACTCGCGCCTCAATCCATTGCCCAAGCCGCGCAAAAACAACGAATCAAACTCAGCATTTCGAGCTACTCGTATTGGCATTTTACCAAGACAAAGTATCCCATCGAATCGGTTATCGACCGGGCGGCGGAACTGGGCGTCGAAGGCGTCGACGTGCTCCATCGCCAGATGCAAAGCGAAGACAACGCCTATATGCAGAAGATCAAAAAACACGCGTTCCAAAATGGAATCGACTTAATCTGTCTGTCCATCCACCAGGATTTCGTCTCTCCCGACGCCGAAGAACGCAAGAAACATATCGAACATACCAAACATTGCATCGAACTCGCCTACGCGATGGGCATCCCCTGTATCCGCCTGAATTCAGGCCGGTGGGGAACCATCAAATCGTTTGACGACCTGATGGCGGCGCGTGGACTCGAACCGCCGCTCGACGGCTATGGCGAGGACGACGCGTTCAAATGGTGCATTGATTCCATCGAACAATGCTTGCCCAAAGCGGAAGAATGCGGCGTTTTGCTCGCCCTCGAAAACCACTGGGGACTTTCGCGAACGCCGGAAGGCATGTTGCGCATTTTTAACGGCGTCGATTCGCCTTGGCTGACGTTGATGATGGACACTGGCAATTTCCTCGAAAATCCTTACGACAAGCTCGCTCAAGTGGCTCCGTACGTGTCGTTCGTTCAGGCAAAAACCTACTACGGCGGCGGCGAGTGGTACACACTGAATATCGACTACGACCGCGTCGCGTCTATCTTAAAAGCGGTGGACTATAACGGATACGTCTCAATTGAGTTTGAAGGGAAGGAAAGCGCCGATACTGGCGTTTCCAAAAGCGTAGAACTGCTTAGAAAATCGTTTTCGTAA
- the coxB gene encoding cytochrome c oxidase subunit II, which yields MINGLLNEVLIQAQSGGTFWMPPQASTMAGGVDVVFYYIYWLSVFFFVGIVFCMTLFVVLYRRREGHKEQQTASHSTALEVTWSVIPFILVIIMFYMGFQAYVDMRTPPQNSYRILVIGQKWNWNFQYPNGYIDGDLHAPIETPVELVITSDDVTHSVYIPAFRLKMDAVPGRYNNVWFQATQAGEYPLFCAEYCGTDHSNMISTVFVHEKGDFEVWLEDASNFVDRMPPAEAGERLYKIRGCAQCHSIDGTANDGPTFKNIWGKTEPLRDGSSVVVDENYVRESLMDPNAKIRKGFDAIMPTYQGKLKDKEITAIIEFIKTLKDE from the coding sequence ATGATCAATGGTCTATTGAACGAGGTGCTAATTCAGGCTCAAAGCGGCGGGACATTTTGGATGCCGCCACAGGCTTCCACCATGGCAGGCGGCGTGGACGTTGTATTCTACTACATCTATTGGCTCAGCGTGTTCTTTTTCGTCGGCATCGTTTTTTGCATGACGTTATTCGTTGTTCTCTACCGTCGGCGCGAAGGGCATAAAGAACAACAAACCGCGTCGCATAGCACTGCGCTTGAAGTGACGTGGAGCGTGATTCCCTTCATTCTCGTCATCATCATGTTTTATATGGGCTTTCAGGCCTATGTTGACATGAGAACACCGCCGCAGAACTCCTACCGGATTCTCGTTATCGGGCAAAAGTGGAACTGGAATTTTCAATATCCCAACGGATACATCGACGGCGATTTGCATGCGCCGATTGAGACTCCGGTTGAGCTGGTCATCACCTCGGACGACGTAACCCATAGCGTTTATATTCCTGCCTTTCGGTTGAAGATGGATGCGGTTCCCGGGCGTTATAACAACGTCTGGTTCCAGGCGACACAGGCTGGTGAGTATCCATTATTTTGCGCAGAATATTGCGGAACGGACCACTCGAATATGATCTCAACCGTATTTGTTCATGAAAAAGGCGACTTTGAAGTGTGGCTCGAAGACGCGTCAAATTTTGTTGACCGTATGCCGCCTGCTGAGGCAGGTGAAAGACTTTACAAAATTCGTGGATGCGCACAGTGCCACTCCATTGACGGTACTGCCAACGATGGCCCGACATTCAAAAACATCTGGGGAAAAACGGAGCCATTGCGAGATGGTTCAAGCGTTGTGGTCGATGAGAATTACGTTCGCGAATCTCTCATGGATCCCAATGCGAAAATCCGCAAGGGATTTGACGCAATCATGCCGACATACCAAGGCAAGTTAAAAGATAAAGAAATTACAGCGATCATCGAATTCATTAAAACATTGAAGGACGAGTAA
- a CDS encoding cytochrome c oxidase subunit 3: MDENEPASTLNSSSLDPKAQAIPGAGKLGMIIFMASLSMLFVASIMGLVVIRLRAEVWPPPGSPSLPQTLWLSTIIIIACSIAIQAAIQYARAGAMKQMKLALTATFALGLLFLAAQSFNWFRLLIADFKMVNNLYLFLFYMLTGLHAAHVIGGLIMMAFVLTSAYRNKYTQANHAGVEYSAMYWHFLDGVWIILFMILLMVS; encoded by the coding sequence ATGGATGAAAACGAACCTGCATCAACATTGAACTCTTCATCGCTCGACCCGAAAGCGCAAGCGATCCCCGGCGCTGGAAAACTCGGCATGATTATCTTTATGGCGTCGCTGTCGATGTTGTTCGTCGCCAGCATTATGGGGCTGGTCGTTATCCGGCTCCGCGCTGAAGTCTGGCCTCCGCCCGGTTCCCCCAGCCTGCCCCAAACACTGTGGCTCAGCACGATCATTATTATTGCATGCAGCATCGCGATTCAGGCGGCGATTCAATACGCTCGCGCTGGCGCCATGAAGCAGATGAAACTAGCGTTGACCGCGACCTTTGCGTTGGGCTTATTGTTTTTAGCCGCGCAAAGTTTTAATTGGTTTCGCTTGCTGATCGCTGATTTCAAAATGGTCAACAATTTGTACTTGTTTTTGTTTTATATGCTGACCGGACTTCACGCGGCGCATGTCATCGGCGGGCTGATAATGATGGCGTTTGTGCTGACATCCGCATACAGAAACAAATATACGCAAGCGAACCATGCAGGCGTTGAATATAGCGCCATGTATTGGCACTTCCTCGACGGCGTCTGGATCATTTTATTTATGATTCTGTTAATGGTCAGCTAA
- a CDS encoding cytochrome C oxidase subunit IV family protein: MSSSSHNHNEPHAAPLWILAAVCITLMILTYLTVSATYVDLGSEGNLFLAMGIATLKASLVVLFFMHLFWDKPVNSFVFIASLVFVTLFLVFALMDTLQYQPNMIENYAPMINK; encoded by the coding sequence ATGAGCAGTTCTTCTCACAATCATAACGAACCTCACGCTGCCCCTTTATGGATATTGGCGGCGGTTTGCATCACGCTGATGATCTTGACCTACCTGACGGTCTCAGCGACCTATGTTGATCTTGGCAGTGAAGGCAACCTGTTTTTAGCGATGGGGATTGCAACCCTGAAAGCCTCGCTGGTGGTGTTGTTTTTTATGCACCTGTTCTGGGACAAGCCCGTCAATTCGTTTGTCTTTATCGCGTCGCTGGTTTTTGTTACGTTATTTCTTGTATTTGCGCTGATGGATACGCTACAATATCAACCGAACATGATTGAAAACTACGCGCCAATGATTAACAAATAA